In Endozoicomonas sp. GU-1, one DNA window encodes the following:
- a CDS encoding transporter substrate-binding domain-containing protein yields MPIKFRMGPVGENIDALQEGKVDVIAAVSPTMERSQWMALSNPYYGLNTRIYFRPDSNLSDPGSELSGKKLGVIGSSSPEEFVRRWLPDAYPIEHDTVSEMIESLFSGEIDAFLGEPVIVQSALNRHGLVGEVNSSEYFNLNEAVGAGLLLNRSADLLPELNNGFRAITPDEYRAIENRWIISSRDRYFRHSGSAVELSDSERRWLGENPVISVLVDNNKPPFSYVDRRGQWQGMTIAYLKLLEDRLGITFQLHQDPVWTNALIQAYRHDVDAVAMLQKTEERSRYLNFTKPFVSVPAVILARVSDKSIRSPGHLNGKRVGFTPGYVTYEIFQQNYPGINFVKMPDIATGLNQVASGVLDAMVVNLASASYEIERMKITNLQVVAEAGFNYDFSMASRNNSPELASILEKAVDTITPEDREALESSWLSIQGGMWRPNKELFIGLVLILVTLILIVYWNRRLTIEIADREKAEEGLRIRSELDRLLSDISRHFMDQPVHRANDYFLSRLGLHLNAEAVCIFSWEPRARIEHYWSSSLILILRPLSHCLTMTLPVFMAR; encoded by the coding sequence ATGCCAATTAAATTCAGAATGGGGCCTGTCGGTGAAAACATAGATGCTTTGCAAGAAGGTAAGGTCGACGTTATTGCTGCCGTGTCTCCGACGATGGAACGAAGTCAGTGGATGGCGCTGTCAAATCCCTATTATGGATTGAATACCCGAATTTACTTTCGCCCTGACAGCAACCTGAGTGATCCCGGGTCGGAGTTAAGTGGTAAAAAGCTGGGTGTGATCGGTTCTTCAAGCCCTGAGGAATTCGTTCGCCGCTGGTTACCCGATGCGTATCCCATTGAACATGATACTGTCTCCGAGATGATTGAGAGCCTGTTCTCCGGAGAAATAGACGCATTTCTTGGCGAACCGGTGATTGTCCAGTCCGCCCTGAATCGCCATGGTCTGGTGGGTGAGGTGAACTCCAGCGAGTACTTTAATCTGAATGAGGCAGTTGGGGCTGGTCTTTTGCTGAACAGGTCGGCGGACTTATTGCCGGAGTTGAATAATGGCTTTCGGGCCATCACTCCGGATGAGTACCGTGCCATTGAAAACCGTTGGATTATCAGTAGCCGAGACCGCTATTTTCGCCACAGCGGCTCAGCGGTTGAACTGAGTGATTCCGAGCGCCGCTGGTTAGGTGAAAATCCGGTCATCAGTGTTCTGGTTGATAATAATAAACCGCCATTTTCTTATGTTGATAGAAGGGGCCAATGGCAGGGAATGACCATAGCTTACCTCAAGTTGTTGGAAGACAGGTTGGGCATCACCTTTCAGCTTCATCAGGATCCCGTATGGACCAATGCCCTGATTCAGGCGTATCGGCATGATGTTGACGCCGTTGCGATGTTACAGAAAACGGAAGAACGCAGCCGTTATCTGAATTTTACCAAACCATTTGTCAGTGTGCCGGCCGTGATCCTTGCCCGTGTTTCCGACAAAAGCATCCGTTCTCCGGGCCATTTAAATGGGAAAAGGGTTGGCTTTACGCCAGGTTATGTCACTTATGAAATCTTTCAACAGAACTACCCGGGTATCAATTTTGTCAAGATGCCGGATATCGCCACAGGCTTGAATCAGGTTGCCAGCGGAGTTCTTGATGCCATGGTGGTCAACCTGGCTTCTGCAAGTTATGAAATAGAGCGCATGAAAATCACCAACTTGCAGGTGGTTGCTGAAGCGGGTTTTAACTATGACTTCAGTATGGCATCGAGAAACAACTCTCCTGAACTGGCCTCTATCCTGGAAAAAGCGGTGGATACCATTACTCCGGAAGACCGGGAGGCTCTTGAAAGCAGCTGGCTATCGATTCAGGGAGGCATGTGGCGGCCTAATAAAGAGTTGTTTATTGGTCTGGTATTGATTCTTGTGACATTGATTCTCATTGTTTACTGGAATCGTCGTTTAACCATCGAGATTGCTGACCGTGAAAAAGCAGAAGAAGGGCTGCGGATTCGTTCCGAACTGGACCGGCTGCTGAGTGATATTTCCAGGCATTTCATGGACCAGCCGGTGCATCGGGCCAATGACTATTTTCTGAGTCGGCTTGGGCTCCATCTCAACGCTGAAGCTGTCTGTATCTTCTCCTGGGAGCCCCGGGCTCGTATCGAACATTATTGGTCATCCAGCCTGATTCTGATCCTGCGGCCTTTGAGTCATTGTTTGACCATGACTTTACCGGTGTTTATGGCGAGGTGA
- the recC gene encoding exodeoxyribonuclease V subunit gamma, which yields MLTIYHSNHLDVLKDLLVELFRQTPPNNPLEDEQILVQSPGMAQWLRLELAKGLGIAAGVNFPLPASFLWQMYTRILPDVPRRSAFNKESMTWKLMDLLDSLKHDPDFYSLTQYLASDDDEIRKFQLSGKIADIFDQYLVYRPDWILDWEQGNDTSTVTSDQPWQPKLWRALVSRTAELEQSPWHRANMHHRFLEAIANNDCSSQLPRRLFVFGISALPPHFVESIEAMSSQCDVHLMVANPCQHYWGDERDPKYLRKLAARKLLDRQKQKNNKHQQEDRGWFSKEGLSLENLDSIGNPLLGSMGKLGRDYFHQLHGLDAFDIDVFVSDHKDTLLGNLQRDIFELHDRTAQGQKTAMPNDQSLQFHSCHSPLREVEILYDHLLDMFEQNPELTPKDIVIMLPDIDSYTPWIQAVFGSMDDQRRIPWAISDVSAKNEHPVLSALLKLLELDKSRCSAPELMELLEVPAIQYRFNLSTGDLDILRQWTHESGIRWGLTPAHQTRFDLPELQANSWSFGLRRMLLGYAMPENTGVYDDILPMDAVQGMNATLAGYLASFIDSSEQLLNDLDNTRTIEQWIQFTHQLLDRFFLTRSEEDEAALTLVRDTLSHLYEQLQEAGYQQPLSRSVFISYLTERLTQERSSQRFLAGQVNFCTLMPMRSIPFRVVCLLGMNDGAYPRSIAPAGFDLIARHGRRGDRSRRVDDRYLFLEALLSAQDTLYISYVGRRIQDNSERIPSVLVTELLNYCEQGFDLKSEQLVIEHPLQPFSHRNFLNQPEPDQIGHSFHSYIKEWLPAASRTEERPGQFIQTRLPDEEGVNLNDVELAELLRFYSNPSRYFFNRRLKVYFSVQDQALEETETFAMEPLENYQLKAGILDSLISKEAPERLVSRLHSSGKLPHSAFGQILLDEQITDLTPMADRLSLQLENSAEDREVNLQLPHLERQHPPAHLTGWLKGFSASGMLRYRPASFKGKDLIRSWIEHLCQCTTENPTVTRIHDPEKERLLPVIPKQEAEQHLSTLIHYFQMGQNLPLPWFPETAYSWLKADPDDNPDKAEKAAEKAFAGDDFHVRGECSDDYIQRVYPELTPVFTEMTSLTREIMAPAFDCLQEEQP from the coding sequence GTGCTGACCATATACCATTCCAATCATCTGGATGTGCTTAAAGACCTTCTGGTCGAGCTTTTTCGCCAAACCCCTCCGAACAACCCCCTGGAAGATGAACAGATTCTGGTACAAAGCCCCGGAATGGCCCAGTGGCTCAGGCTGGAACTGGCTAAAGGGCTGGGTATAGCCGCCGGTGTCAATTTTCCCCTGCCGGCCAGTTTCCTCTGGCAAATGTATACCCGCATCCTGCCGGATGTTCCACGCAGATCCGCGTTTAATAAGGAGTCAATGACCTGGAAGCTGATGGACCTCCTTGACTCCCTGAAACACGACCCGGACTTCTATTCATTAACCCAATACCTGGCAAGCGATGATGACGAGATTCGGAAATTTCAGTTGTCCGGAAAAATTGCTGATATTTTTGACCAATATCTTGTCTATCGCCCTGACTGGATTCTGGACTGGGAACAGGGGAATGATACCAGCACAGTCACCTCTGACCAGCCCTGGCAGCCCAAACTATGGCGTGCCCTGGTCTCAAGAACCGCTGAACTGGAACAATCCCCCTGGCACAGGGCCAATATGCACCACCGCTTTCTTGAGGCTATAGCCAATAATGATTGCAGCTCACAGCTGCCACGGCGGTTGTTTGTCTTTGGTATTTCTGCCCTGCCACCGCATTTTGTCGAATCCATCGAGGCAATGTCCAGCCAGTGCGATGTGCATTTGATGGTCGCTAACCCCTGCCAGCACTACTGGGGAGATGAACGGGATCCAAAATATCTGCGCAAGCTGGCAGCCCGTAAACTGCTGGATCGACAGAAACAGAAAAACAATAAACATCAGCAGGAGGATAGAGGCTGGTTCAGTAAGGAAGGACTCTCTCTGGAGAACCTGGACTCCATTGGCAATCCGCTGCTGGGCTCAATGGGCAAGCTTGGCAGAGACTACTTCCACCAGCTCCACGGCCTGGATGCTTTTGATATCGATGTCTTTGTCAGCGACCACAAGGATACCCTGCTGGGCAATCTGCAAAGGGACATCTTCGAGCTGCACGACCGGACAGCCCAGGGCCAGAAAACGGCGATGCCAAACGACCAGTCCCTGCAATTCCATAGCTGCCATAGTCCACTCAGAGAGGTGGAAATACTGTATGACCATCTGCTTGATATGTTTGAACAGAACCCGGAGCTGACCCCCAAAGACATTGTCATCATGCTGCCGGATATCGACAGCTATACCCCGTGGATTCAAGCCGTATTTGGCAGCATGGATGACCAGCGTCGTATCCCCTGGGCCATTTCAGATGTCAGTGCAAAAAACGAGCACCCTGTCCTTTCCGCACTTCTTAAACTGCTGGAGCTGGACAAAAGCCGCTGCTCCGCCCCGGAGCTTATGGAGCTGTTGGAAGTACCCGCCATTCAATACCGTTTCAACCTGAGCACCGGTGATCTGGACATTCTGAGACAGTGGACCCATGAGTCGGGTATACGCTGGGGTTTAACCCCTGCCCACCAAACCCGGTTTGACCTGCCAGAACTGCAGGCCAACTCCTGGTCATTCGGGCTCAGAAGGATGCTGCTGGGCTATGCCATGCCAGAAAATACCGGCGTCTACGATGATATTTTGCCGATGGACGCGGTTCAGGGCATGAATGCAACACTGGCAGGCTATCTGGCCAGTTTTATTGATAGCAGTGAGCAATTACTGAATGATCTGGACAACACACGAACCATTGAACAATGGATCCAGTTCACTCATCAGCTGCTGGATCGCTTTTTCCTTACCCGCTCGGAAGAGGATGAAGCAGCGCTCACACTGGTCAGGGATACCCTGTCCCACCTCTACGAACAGCTGCAGGAAGCAGGGTACCAGCAACCATTATCACGCAGTGTCTTTATCAGTTATCTGACCGAACGTTTGACTCAGGAGCGCAGCAGTCAGCGCTTCCTCGCTGGCCAGGTCAATTTCTGCACATTAATGCCCATGCGCTCCATCCCGTTCAGGGTAGTCTGCCTACTGGGTATGAATGACGGTGCCTACCCCCGCAGTATTGCCCCGGCCGGATTTGACCTGATCGCCCGCCATGGCAGGCGTGGTGACCGCTCACGTCGGGTAGACGACCGTTATCTGTTCCTGGAGGCTCTGCTGTCTGCCCAGGACACCCTTTACATCAGCTATGTTGGCCGACGGATACAGGATAACAGTGAGCGCATACCTTCCGTGCTGGTCACCGAACTCCTCAACTACTGCGAACAGGGTTTTGACCTGAAATCAGAGCAGTTGGTTATCGAACACCCTCTGCAGCCGTTCAGCCACAGAAACTTCTTGAATCAGCCTGAGCCTGACCAGATAGGACACTCTTTTCACAGTTACATTAAAGAGTGGTTACCGGCAGCCAGTCGCACTGAAGAAAGGCCAGGCCAGTTTATTCAGACACGCCTGCCGGATGAAGAGGGAGTTAACCTCAATGACGTGGAGCTTGCCGAGCTGTTGAGATTTTACAGCAACCCCAGTCGCTACTTTTTTAATCGCCGCCTGAAAGTCTATTTCTCCGTTCAGGACCAGGCCCTGGAGGAGACCGAAACATTCGCCATGGAGCCGCTGGAGAACTACCAGCTGAAAGCCGGGATTCTTGACAGTCTGATTAGCAAAGAAGCACCCGAACGGCTGGTCAGTCGGCTGCACTCTTCCGGCAAGCTGCCACACTCCGCTTTTGGCCAGATTCTGCTGGACGAGCAGATAACAGACCTTACCCCAATGGCTGACAGATTAAGCCTACAGCTGGAAAATAGCGCGGAAGACCGGGAAGTGAACCTGCAGCTCCCCCACCTCGAACGCCAGCACCCTCCGGCTCATCTGACCGGCTGGCTGAAAGGCTTTTCTGCGTCCGGTATGCTTCGTTACCGCCCCGCCAGTTTTAAAGGTAAAGATCTGATCAGAAGCTGGATTGAGCACCTGTGTCAGTGCACGACCGAAAATCCAACCGTGACCCGGATTCATGACCCGGAGAAAGAGCGCTTGTTGCCGGTCATCCCAAAACAGGAAGCAGAACAACACCTGTCCACACTGATCCATTACTTCCAGATGGGTCAGAACCTGCCGCTGCCCTGGTTCCCGGAAACGGCCTACAGCTGGTTGAAGGCCGATCCGGATGATAACCCGGACAAGGCAGAAAAAGCCGCCGAAAAAGCCTTTGCCGGGGATGACTTCCATGTGCGGGGAGAGTGCAGTGATGACTATATACAGCGGGTCTACCCTGAGCTGACGCCGGTATTTACTGAAATGACCAGCCTTACCAGAGAGATTATGGCTCCTGCGTTTGACTGTTTGCAGGAGGAACAGCCATGA
- a CDS encoding UvrD-helicase domain-containing protein, whose product MSQSTAMSQSTATDQNHLVPETLDPHALPLHGIRLIEASAGTGKTYTIANLYLRILLGHGSDKTQHETPLTVDQILVVTFTEAATGELRDRIRARIHQTRDDFIAGKSSDPFIQQLIEDMDQPEQCQALLLAAEQQMDEAAIFTIHGFCQRMLKQHAFESGTLFSSELITDTEPMLQLSAADYWRRHFYPLEKPLVKLIRNLWKTPNDLLSHVRSWLPLSDLKLAGDQVPESMEEFNRVYLSPASELKTLWQNDQDTIADLLRNCGLRKDRKPLKRLGQMNSFLASDDLIPNLEKDSWEIYGTEVLQKSLLKTGKLPEHPIFRKIDEFLDLPLSLKEALQGLITRDALQHIKHQLTQLKASRYQLSFDDLLTNLANALFPEGNPEGNLEGNCEEKAGDGELLAQAIRSQYRIAMIDEFQDTDPLQYRIFNKIYMEGGDPGVGLFMIGDPKQAIYAFRGADIFTYMQARQQVHSHYTLATNWRSSDAMVSAVNTVFQHSPSPFIYNDSIPFEPVHPSPEAAQKRLYHKGEALPAMTLWLQQPVDGPTINAERYLDTMSQATATEINRLLTAADRGNCQIHNGDRQTPLQPGDIAVLVRSGRHGQKIREALAAQNIASIYLSNQDSVLAAREASDLEKVLQACLQPTSERVLKAALATTLFHLDARALDALNVDEQAWESAVEEFTHYGELWQKKASCPCYASLSSNGKSPNDCSHSRMGNGV is encoded by the coding sequence ATGAGCCAGTCAACAGCCATGAGCCAGTCAACAGCAACTGACCAGAACCACCTGGTTCCGGAAACACTGGACCCACACGCGCTGCCACTGCACGGCATCCGCCTGATCGAAGCCAGTGCCGGCACGGGCAAAACCTATACCATTGCCAATCTCTATCTGCGCATACTGCTGGGCCATGGCAGCGATAAAACACAACATGAAACCCCGTTGACTGTTGATCAGATACTGGTGGTTACCTTTACCGAAGCGGCCACCGGCGAATTGCGGGATCGTATCCGGGCCAGAATTCACCAGACCCGGGATGACTTTATTGCCGGCAAATCCAGCGACCCGTTTATTCAGCAGCTGATTGAGGATATGGATCAGCCAGAACAGTGTCAGGCACTGCTGCTGGCGGCAGAACAGCAGATGGATGAGGCGGCGATTTTCACCATCCACGGCTTCTGTCAGCGCATGCTGAAACAGCATGCGTTTGAAAGTGGCACACTGTTCTCCAGTGAGCTGATTACCGATACCGAACCCATGTTGCAGCTGAGTGCTGCGGACTACTGGCGTCGGCATTTCTATCCCCTGGAAAAACCGCTGGTAAAACTGATCCGCAATCTCTGGAAAACACCCAATGACCTGCTGAGTCATGTGCGCAGCTGGCTACCCCTGTCAGATCTGAAACTGGCCGGAGACCAGGTGCCGGAATCCATGGAGGAGTTCAACAGGGTTTATCTGTCACCTGCCAGTGAGTTGAAGACACTCTGGCAAAACGATCAGGACACCATCGCCGACCTGTTGCGTAACTGTGGCCTGCGTAAAGACCGCAAACCGCTGAAACGTCTTGGCCAAATGAACAGTTTTCTTGCCTCTGACGATCTGATTCCCAATCTGGAAAAAGACAGTTGGGAGATCTACGGCACCGAAGTATTACAAAAGAGCCTGTTAAAAACCGGCAAGCTGCCCGAGCACCCCATTTTCCGGAAAATTGATGAATTCCTGGATTTGCCACTCTCTCTCAAGGAGGCGCTTCAGGGCCTGATTACCCGGGATGCACTGCAACATATCAAACACCAGCTGACACAATTGAAAGCCAGCCGCTATCAACTCTCCTTTGATGACCTGCTGACCAACCTGGCCAATGCCCTGTTTCCTGAAGGCAATCCTGAAGGCAATCTTGAAGGTAATTGCGAAGAGAAGGCCGGTGACGGCGAGCTGCTGGCCCAGGCGATTCGCAGCCAGTATCGCATTGCCATGATTGATGAGTTTCAGGATACCGACCCTCTCCAGTATCGCATTTTCAACAAGATCTACATGGAAGGCGGTGACCCCGGCGTCGGCCTGTTTATGATCGGTGATCCCAAACAGGCCATCTATGCCTTCCGTGGTGCCGATATCTTCACCTATATGCAGGCCAGGCAGCAGGTACACAGCCATTACACGCTGGCTACCAACTGGCGTTCAAGCGATGCCATGGTGTCTGCGGTGAATACGGTATTCCAGCATTCACCGTCCCCCTTTATCTATAACGACAGCATCCCTTTTGAACCCGTTCACCCATCCCCGGAGGCCGCGCAGAAGCGCCTTTATCATAAGGGAGAAGCACTACCGGCAATGACCCTGTGGCTACAGCAGCCCGTTGATGGACCCACCATCAATGCCGAGCGCTATCTGGATACCATGAGCCAGGCAACCGCCACTGAGATCAACCGCCTGCTCACCGCTGCAGACCGGGGCAACTGCCAGATTCACAACGGCGACCGGCAAACACCTCTTCAACCTGGTGATATTGCCGTACTGGTTCGCAGTGGCCGCCATGGCCAGAAGATTCGCGAGGCCCTGGCCGCACAGAATATCGCCAGTATCTACCTGAGCAACCAGGACTCAGTATTGGCTGCACGGGAAGCGTCTGACCTGGAAAAAGTCCTTCAGGCCTGCCTGCAACCCACCAGCGAACGGGTGTTGAAAGCGGCGCTGGCCACCACGCTTTTCCATCTTGAT
- a CDS encoding substrate-binding periplasmic protein — MISLLLFFLILPISTGIYAEDNKKPIRIAYFADDAPWMFTNNEGVADGVLHDLWELWSEKSNVDIQFVVSSPEKIEAQLKGSEVDVLAYTPSGMEDQLRKTGLESVPIHSFTPVLFVRKSSQISSFEEVLAKLRVGYIKGYNCQPCLTSFNADAVNVPFTSSSSMAIAASKHEVDAILGGRTSLSYYLHNLGVNDEFQVVPTPLPLVEVKAVVAPGRPDLVRVIEHGVAKIPDQDRLDLIEELFRFTHCHPESLVVALETDLSPLSFINALGKPSGLFVDIWNLWSEKQACQLNSEWGLSVKT, encoded by the coding sequence TTGATATCACTCCTGCTGTTTTTCCTGATATTGCCCATCAGCACGGGGATTTATGCAGAGGATAATAAAAAGCCGATCAGAATTGCTTATTTTGCCGATGATGCGCCCTGGATGTTTACCAATAATGAGGGAGTGGCCGACGGTGTGTTGCATGACCTCTGGGAACTGTGGTCGGAAAAAAGCAACGTTGATATCCAGTTTGTGGTGTCTTCTCCGGAAAAAATTGAGGCACAGCTTAAGGGTTCCGAAGTTGATGTTCTGGCTTACACGCCATCGGGCATGGAGGATCAGTTGCGCAAGACTGGTCTGGAGAGTGTACCGATTCACTCGTTTACTCCAGTTCTCTTTGTCAGAAAAAGCAGTCAGATAAGTAGCTTTGAGGAGGTGCTTGCAAAACTCCGGGTTGGCTATATCAAAGGTTATAACTGTCAGCCCTGTCTCACAAGCTTTAATGCAGACGCTGTTAATGTGCCCTTCACTTCAAGCTCATCAATGGCCATAGCAGCATCCAAACATGAGGTCGACGCGATACTTGGGGGTCGTACAAGCTTGAGCTACTACTTGCATAATCTGGGTGTTAACGATGAATTTCAGGTGGTGCCAACGCCTTTGCCGCTCGTTGAAGTCAAGGCCGTTGTTGCCCCGGGTCGACCGGATCTTGTGCGTGTTATTGAACATGGGGTGGCGAAAATTCCTGATCAGGACAGACTGGATCTTATTGAAGAGCTGTTCAGGTTTACGCATTGTCACCCTGAAAGTCTGGTCGTTGCCCTGGAGACCGACCTTTCCCCGCTGTCTTTTATCAATGCACTGGGTAAACCCTCAGGCCTGTTTGTTGATATCTGGAACTTATGGTCAGAAAAACAGGCATGCCAATTAAATTCAGAATGGGGCCTGTCGGTGAAAACATAG